CTTGGCTGCCACTAGGCAGTTTGCTGagctctcctctccctctctgggGGCAGGGATCCCTGAGGACTCCAAGGTGGAAGGCCCCGCGTTCACGGATGCCATCCGCATGCACCGCCAGTCAAAGGAGCTGTATGGCACCTGGGAGATGCTATGCGGGAATGAGGTGCAGGTGAGACCAGAGGGCTGACTGGGAAGATCTCAGAAGTCACCCTGGGGCCCAAAGGATAGATCTGGGAGCAGTGATGGGCTCTGGTGCACTGCAGGTTTGGTTTGGAAGGAGATGACAAGCTCTTCTGGACAACGGGGTGCTGGTATGCGTGCCATTTTGTTCACTCACTCACTAGGCATCTCCGTGGACCAGGTGCCTGGGTGTAGCTACACACAGGATGGCCTCAGCCCGGGCCCTCTGTGGAGCCAGGAGCTCTGTCTTGCGGGAGAAACTGACAttccacagacacacatgcatgtgcaggcAAGGCAGGAAGGAGTGTAGCATGTGCCAGGGCCCTGAGGTGGGACCCAAGCTTCTGAGAACCCTGCAGGCACCCCAGTAGATGAGTCTGACACCTGTGGGTGATGCTTGGAAGCCAGCACAGTGGAGGTGTGGAGCAAATGGCCAAGCCCAGAGGAGGGGGCTTGAGTGGCCAAAATACAGAGAGAAGCACCGGCTGGTGTCCCTGCTCAAGCCCTGCCCCTGGTTATTCCTCTTGATCCTAGATCCTGAGCAACCTGGTAATGGAGGAGCTGGGTCCTGAGCTGAAGGCGGAGCTCTGCCCTCGACTGAAGGGAAAGTCACAGGAGCGGCAGCGCCAGTGGATCCAGGTGGATGGGTCCCCTAGAGGCTGGGGGGTGAGCAGCTTGTACAGTGCCTTTGGCTGTGGCGCTGACACAGCTGCTGTGACTAGATCTCGGACGCCGTATATCGCATGGTGTATGAGCAGGCCAAGAATCAATTTGAGACTGTGCTATCCAAACTGCAGCTGGCCCGGCCAGCCATGGAGGCGGTCATCCGCACCGACATGGACCAGATTATCACCTCCAAGGAGCATCTGGCCAGCAAGATTCGAGGTAGGGTCTTTGGGCCATGCTTGTCATGCCTGGACCCAAAGGTGCTTGGACCAGGCTCTCCAGGGACCAGACGAACTTTCTTTCTATCTCATGACCCATGACTTGCTGGTTGATTGTTTAGAAAAATTAGAATGGAGTTCTGAGAGTTGTTTTacagtaattatttttataaatccaGATCTTgaaggtggcttttttttttttttttttttgatagtactggcatttgaacccagggccttgcagttgctcagcaggtggtctaccacttgagctatgcccccagcccaaaaGGGGAAAACTTTTGTTTGGGGGGGGTTCAAGCATTGTGTCTATCCTTAGCCAACCCAGATCTGACCACATGTCATTTGGTAGGCTTCAGTTTAACTCAATGATGCCTAACTTCTCCCCTAAACACACACACCGGCCATGGTTTTAGCAGTTGTTAGCTTCCTATGGCTTTTTCTCAACGAGCTGTATTCATCAGGAGCCGGATGGGACACTGAGAGTTGACATTATTTTGTGGAACAAACAACATTAGCTGGGTGGGGCAGGGTGGACACCAAAACACCCCCTGGGTAAAAATGCTTGAGTCAGAATGTTTGGAGAGCTAGCAGGGAAGAACTTTTTACACGGTATAGCAGAGCCATGCTACACCATCCCAGGGCAAGGAAGAGCTCAGGTTTTGTAAAACCAAGAGGCTCCTTGGTATTCTACTAaggtatttttatattgttttttttaaacaaaggagcATGGTCCCTAAAGATAGGGTTTTCTCTGCCTCTATCTAAGTAGGAAACTACTAGCACCTTTGGCCCATAGTGCTCTTAGTTTCTTGCCAGTCACAGTGTCAGAAACATGTCAGGTTCAATGTCAGGATCCCctgggttttaaaaaattttttagatgttttttggcagtaccagggtttgcaTTCAAGGcattgtgcttactaggcaggtgctgtaccccttgagcccagctcttttttgttttgtgggactgggatttgaactcagggcttcacatttgcaaagcaggtgctttaccacttgagtcactccttcagtccattttgctgtggttattttggagatggggtcttgtgaaatttttgcccaggctggcctcgaaccacagtcctcccgatCTCCACCAATGGAGTAGTTGGAGTTACAGACATGACAACTGTGCCTGGCTTCCATCACCATTATGTTTACTTCATGGAGTTATCTTTACCAACCCTTTCTCTGGGATCAGTGAACTTGCTAGTATTGCCACCATGGGTGGTTTTCTGGAAAGATAACACAATGGTGCCTCTGGCTTCAGGGCTGGGATGGTGGGAGGCCCAGGATGGTGGGAGGAGTTCCTGGTACTGCCTGCCTGGCAGGAACCTCTACTGACCTGGCTCCCTCTGGGCACAGCCTTCATCCTCCCCAAGGCAGAGGTGTGTGTGCGGAACCATGTCCAGCCCTACATTCCGTCCATCCTGGAGGCCCTGATGGTGCCCACTAGCCAGGGCTTCACAGAGGTTCGGGACGTCTTCTTCAAGGAGGTCACAGACATGAACCTGAATGTGATCAACGAGGGTGGCATTGACAAGCTGGGCGAGGTAAGGCCTGGACTTGGGTCTGGTCCCCATCCCCTTCCACCGGGGCATTCACTGTGTGACTCAGGGCGGACCCCTCCTCAGATAGTACTTATAGAGATAGGGACAGAGGCCACCAGGACAAAGCTATCACCAGTCTTGGTGGGGGCCAGCAGttagaggaaagagggaaaattcACCCTTTGCCACCAAGCCCCTATAAAGCAAGAGAGTtggcaaaatataaaagaatttaatagagaagggaggaaggagaaaaggcaagCTTCAGGTGTGAGCAGTAAAATTAATGCCCTGATAAGTCATGTACCCTACAAACGCAGAACGTACTTCCACGGTGCCCATGTTGGGTAGCTGACTGCCTGGAGTCCACATAGATGTTAAATGCAGATATCTGTCCTGTATCTTAGCCTTCCCCTTACACTACAAATAATGGGAGTTCAGACTATAGAATTTGAGAACCAGAAAGGACCTTAGAGATCCTGAAAAGCCATCTCCTGATTTGGGGGCTGCAaacactgaggttcagagaggatGAGCAACTGCCCAGAGTCACCCAGCAACCCAGAAGGAATGAGAACTGTCTCCTAgcagccaggctggcctctcCACAGCACTGTGCTGCTGAACCACACCTCCCTTGCCTTCAGGTCCTCCTCTGTCCTGTCTGGGCCCTCCTGTGTTTACCTTAGTGGCCACCATCCTCAGGAGTCCATCCCTCATAGCCAGTGTGGGTTTGGGGGGCTGCCTAGCCACTCATGCAGCCCCCGCAGAGGTCCCACGTGCCCCTGCCTCTTGCAGTACATGGAGAAGCTGTCCCAGCTGGCCTATCACCCCCTGAAGATGCAGAGCTGCTATGAGAAGATGGAGCCACTGCGGCTCGATGGGCTGCAGCAGCGTTTCGATGTGTCCAGCACATCTGTGTTCAAGCAGCGAGTCCAGATCCACATGCGTGAGGTGAGCCCAGGCTCTACCCCCAGCTTACGCCACACCTGCTCACCACCATCCATGGGTCCTGTCATGGCGAGTGGGCAGGCCTTCTCTCCATTGCTGCACATTCTCTTCTGCCTCCTTGGCCAGGCCTGTCTGTGCAGAGCACCTGTGCCTGTGCACACCCGGGTGACTGCCTACTTTGGGAAGTTCTTCCTCGATCCCAAGCTCCTTCCTGTGTTTTCTGTTCTCTCAAGGCAGGGTGCTCAGCACCGTGCCAGGCCTGTAGTACACTTAGTGACCATGTGAGCGAGCACCCAGACTGCCTCTCACTCTCCACTGGCAGGCCTAGGGTGGGTGGGGGGCTGGCTGAGGACCCTCTTGGTGTGCTCACTCTATGGGCTTCACATGCCTGTGGTGTGCCCTCTGTAGCAAATGGACAATGCTGTGTATACCTTCGAGACCCTCCTGCACCAGGAGCTGGGGAAAGGGCCCACCAAGGAGGAGCTGTGCAAGTCCATCCAGCGGATCCTGGAGCGGGTGCTGAAGGTGAGTGCCTCACCTCACCCCACATGGACCCTGTCTAGTCACTGCCCCGCCCTGAGCCTGATTCTGAGTGCCGCTAGAATTGTGGCCTCTGCCAGGGCATATGCTGATGCTGTGATGCATTCAGAGTAGCATGCTGGGCTTGGGTCAGACTGCTGGCCTTGATGCTTCCACCAGGCTAAGGGCCCCCTTGTCCTCCCTGCAGAAGTACGACTATGACAGCAGCTCTGTGCGTAAGAGGTTCTTCCGGGAGGCGCTGCTGCAGATCACTATCCCCTTCCTGCTCAAGAAGCTGGCCCCCACCTGCAAGTCGGTGAGCCCATGCCCCTGCCCTCCCCAGTGCCTGAGTTTGCGGGgcctctccccaaccccctgGCTCTGActccctgcctgcctgccatGCCCGACAGGAGCTGCCGCGCTTCCAGGAGCTGATCTTCGAGGACTTTGCCAGGTTCATCCTGGTGGAGAACACGTATGAGGAGGTTGTGCTGCAGACCGTCATGAAGGACATCCTGCAGGGTGAGCAGGGAAAGTGCAGCCCAGAGGGTGGCGGGTGGCACAGACAAGGTACAAAGAGAAACTTGAGATTCTCGCCTAAGGCTAGTGTCAAGCCCCACTGGTGACCCCAGGAGAGCAGCTTTGCCCCCTCTGTGCCTTAAGTTTCTTTTCAGGTCCTTGGCTTTGCTGGGAGGGTCAGAGGAGGGACATGGTGGTTACCAGCATGGGCTCTGGGCTGGAGTGACAGCTCTGCCACTTCCTGCCATGAGgccaggagggaggcagggtTCATGCGGGCATGAGGTCCAGCACAGCTGTGCCGGTGCTGAGCGTCCTGTCCGTCCTGTGGCCCACAGCTGTGAAGGAGGCCGCCGTCCAGCGCAAGCACAACCTGTACCGGGACAGCATGGTCATGCACAACAGTGACCCGAACCTGCATCTGCTGGCTGAGGGAGCACCCATCGACTGGGGCGAGCAGTATGGTGACAGCGGTGACGGCAGTGGGGGGGACAGTGGCAGTCCCAACCCTGAAGCAGCCACCCTCTCGGAGAAGCGCCATCGGGCCAAACAGGTGTTGTCTGTGGTCCAGGACGAGGGGGCAGGGCTGCCCTTTGAGGCTGGCTCTGAGCCTCCGTCACCTGCATCTCCGGACAGTGTCACTGAGCTCCGAAGCCTGCTGGCTCGGGATCTACGGGCTGAGAGCCCCCCGCCATCCAGCCCCCTGCTCAATGGGGCCCCTGCCCAGGAAAACCCCGAGCCCAGGGCAGTCCCCGAGGCCTCCTCATCGTCTGCATCACCCCTGCGGCATCT
Above is a genomic segment from Castor canadensis chromosome 13, mCasCan1.hap1v2, whole genome shotgun sequence containing:
- the Niban2 gene encoding protein Niban 2 isoform X2, producing MGDVLSTHLDDARRQHIAEKTEKILREFLHFYEDQYGVALFNSMRHEIEGTGLPQAQLLWRKVPLDERIIFSGNLFQYQEDNKKWRNRFSLVPHNYGLVLYDNKVAYERQVPPRAIINSAGYKILTSVDQYLELVGNSLPGTTSKSGTAPILKCPTQFPLILWHPYARHYYFCMMTEAEQDKWQAVLQDCVRHCNNGIPEDSKVEGPAFTDAIRMHRQSKELYGTWEMLCGNEVQILSNLVMEELGPELKAELCPRLKGKSQERQRQWIQISDAVYRMVYEQAKNQFETVLSKLQLARPAMEAVIRTDMDQIITSKEHLASKIRAFILPKAEVCVRNHVQPYIPSILEALMVPTSQGFTEVRDVFFKEVTDMNLNVINEGGIDKLGEYMEKLSQLAYHPLKMQSCYEKMEPLRLDGLQQRFDVSSTSVFKQRVQIHMREQMDNAVYTFETLLHQELGKGPTKEELCKSIQRILERVLKKYDYDSSSVRKRFFREALLQITIPFLLKKLAPTCKSELPRFQELIFEDFARFILVENTYEEVVLQTVMKDILQAVKEAAVQRKHNLYRDSMVMHNSDPNLHLLAEGAPIDWGEQYGDSGDGSGGDSGSPNPEAATLSEKRHRAKQVLSVVQDEGAGLPFEAGSEPPSPASPDSVTELRSLLARDLRAESPPPSSPLLNGAPAQENPEPRAVPEASSSSASPLRHLPPGKAVDLEPPKPSDQETGEQVSSPGSRPPIHTTTEDSAGVQTEF
- the Niban2 gene encoding protein Niban 2 isoform X1, whose protein sequence is MRRGAGLRSWISDSIHCNLLVGHGVPSFRAGPVMVLMEKTEKILREFLHFYEDQYGVALFNSMRHEIEGTGLPQAQLLWRKVPLDERIIFSGNLFQYQEDNKKWRNRFSLVPHNYGLVLYDNKVAYERQVPPRAIINSAGYKILTSVDQYLELVGNSLPGTTSKSGTAPILKCPTQFPLILWHPYARHYYFCMMTEAEQDKWQAVLQDCVRHCNNGIPEDSKVEGPAFTDAIRMHRQSKELYGTWEMLCGNEVQILSNLVMEELGPELKAELCPRLKGKSQERQRQWIQISDAVYRMVYEQAKNQFETVLSKLQLARPAMEAVIRTDMDQIITSKEHLASKIRAFILPKAEVCVRNHVQPYIPSILEALMVPTSQGFTEVRDVFFKEVTDMNLNVINEGGIDKLGEYMEKLSQLAYHPLKMQSCYEKMEPLRLDGLQQRFDVSSTSVFKQRVQIHMREQMDNAVYTFETLLHQELGKGPTKEELCKSIQRILERVLKKYDYDSSSVRKRFFREALLQITIPFLLKKLAPTCKSELPRFQELIFEDFARFILVENTYEEVVLQTVMKDILQAVKEAAVQRKHNLYRDSMVMHNSDPNLHLLAEGAPIDWGEQYGDSGDGSGGDSGSPNPEAATLSEKRHRAKQVLSVVQDEGAGLPFEAGSEPPSPASPDSVTELRSLLARDLRAESPPPSSPLLNGAPAQENPEPRAVPEASSSSASPLRHLPPGKAVDLEPPKPSDQETGEQVSSPGSRPPIHTTTEDSAGVQTEF